A window of the Bombina bombina isolate aBomBom1 chromosome 3, aBomBom1.pri, whole genome shotgun sequence genome harbors these coding sequences:
- the LOC128651895 gene encoding mitochondrial fission factor-like, protein MNGTGFSPPAAEMAEINLMQYQIEYTEAISQKMRVPEKLKVASNSAESDIKNQFHMPVSGVMMQVPERILVSGHSEEASFSRPPDLDLIQTTPFEPLALKTPPRVLTLSERPLDFLDLERPTPHSDEPRSIGRQKRERSVSENSTRQNGQLVRHDSTPVLRGGSAASASATHHDNPRYGGPSLDSTLEGNLDDMTLVDATSLRRQIIKLNRRLLPLEEENKERVKREMVMYSITVAFWLLNSWFWFRR, encoded by the coding sequence ATGAACGGGACAGGATTCTCACCTCCCGCCGCAGAGATGGCTGAGATAAATCTCATGCAGTATCAAATTGAATATACAGAGGCGATAAGTCAGAAGATGAGAGTCCCAGAAAAGCTCAAAGTGGCTTCAAACAGCGCAGAATCGGATATTAAAAATCAGTTTCACATGCCTGTGTCTGGCGTTATGATGCAAGTTCCAGAGAGGATTTTGGTGTCTGGTCACAGTGAAGAAGCATCCTTTTCAAGACCTCCAGACTTAGATCTTATCCAGACCACTCCATTTGAGCCATTGGCTTTGAAAACACCTCCTCGGGTCTTAACTCTCAGCGAGAGGCCATTGGATTTTCTTGACTTAGAGAGACCCACACCACACAGCGATGAGCCCCGGAGTATTGGACGTCAAAAAAGAGAAAGATCTGTGAGTGAAAATTCCACAAGGCAAAATGGGCAGTTGGTCAGACACGACTCCACGCCGGTCTTGCGTGGAGGGTCAGCGGCCTCTGCTTCTGCCACTCACCATGATAACCCCAGGTACGGAGGACCATCCTTAGACTCCACACTGGAAGGAAATCTAGATGACATGACATTGGTGGATGCTACTTCATTAAGGCGACAGATAATCAAGCTGAACAGACGCCTCCTGCCTCTGGAAGAAGAGAACAAGGAGAGAGTTAAACGTGAGATGGTCATGTACTCCATCACTGTGGCGTTCTGGCTACTTAACAGCTGGTTTTGGTTCAGACGTTAA